The Dysidea avara chromosome 11, odDysAvar1.4, whole genome shotgun sequence genome includes the window AATATGTTTTGGTGAAAATGGTGCAACGTCTATGTATCTCTTACAATGTAAGGAATCATACACTTGTGGATGTGATTTGAAGAAGTAAAATCTCATTTGTTACCAACTTAAAGAGAAAAATTTAACCATATTATTGTAGCAATTTTGTTTAAAGCCAAAAATTTATTTGCTTCATGGTATGTTAGATATAGCCTCTAAGAAATGTGATTGCATTATTCTGCAGGAAAATTTCTGCTCTAATAAAAGTAAATTTAATGGTCAAGAATTGTAACACTACATGGCTAGTCTTAGCAGGTGTTTGGTCAGAAGTTTGTCTCTCAAATCCTTAGCCCATTCACCCATACATTTATTAATTATCGTACTTGACTAATTCAGGATAGAACTGGTTGTCCCATGCACTGAAGAGTGATGTGGTCACATAGAGTCTCTTTCCATCCAATGACAGTTGTAACATTTGAGGTCCTCCCTCAACCCTCTTCCCATTAAGATACACAGGGTCTGGTTGACTGTCTAGTTCTTTATCTTCTGTAACCTTCACTGCTCCATCACTACAAATACTGCCTCCCAAGAATATCTACCAGTATAGCATTTCATATAATACACTATACAATGATGTATTACCTGTCCGACAAGTTTAGGTTTAGTAGTATCAGTGATGTCATATTGCCTCACATCACCATGTAACCAGTTTGCAAAGTAAAGGTATTGATCGTCCAGTGAAATGAGACAGTCCGTTATCAGCCCTGCCCATACATCATGTTCCACAATACAAATGTACTTGAGTATGTTGTACCTGGCATTTCTGGTAAGGCCCAGCCATCTACTTTCTTTGACGGAACATCAATAACTTTGTCAGTTTTCCACGTACCACTCTAAAGTGGACAGATTTATTTACATGCAAGATCGATGATTAACCATACATCATCTTTGTAGAAACGTATTATATTGGTAGATAGTGCAGCTCCAACATAACCCTCTGTAGCATCAGGGTTGTGTAGAAAGCGAAGCTCTAATGGAATCATTCCGTCTGCTCCAAGGTCAATATCTTGTATTGGAGTGTGCTCCTTCCAGTCCCATACATGCAGGTTGTGACCATATTTACCTGATCAATAATACTTCAACATGACATGTATGTAGTAACAATACTATACCATCAGCAACATGTTGAGGGTTGAAGCCGACCTTGAAGAGGTTGGGTACACCCCA containing:
- the LOC136239471 gene encoding methanethiol oxidase-like isoform X5; this encodes MPDLGDELHHSGWNACSSCFGDATKSHVYNKLILPAICSSRLCFIDTGTDPRAPKMFKIVDKAELQTKANLTFPHTSHCLANGQVMVSAMGDVDGNAKGSFLLLDGNTFEVAGTWEKEGTSTPFGYDFWYQPRHNVMISSEWGVPNLFKVGFNPQHVADGKYGHNLHVWDWKEHTPIQDIDLGADGMIPLELRFLHNPDATEGYVGAALSTNIIRFYKDDSGTWKTDKVIDVPSKKVDGWALPEMPGLITDCLISLDDQYLYFANWLHGDVRQYDITDTTKPKLVGQIFLGGSICSDGAVKVTEDKELDSQPDPVYLNGKRVEGGPQMLQLSLDGKRLYVTTSLFSAWDNQFYPELVKKGSFLLMMDVDTEKGGLTLNKDFFIDFGTEPDGPSLAHEIRYPGGDCTSDIWI